CGAGGCGATCGCCGCCGCGAAGAAGCTCAAGGTCGTCGCACGAGCCGGCGTCGGCCTGGACAACGTGGACGTCTCCGCCGCCACCAAGGCCGGCGTGATGGTCGTCAACGCCCCCACCTCGAACATCGTGACCGCCGCCGAACTGGCCTGCGGTCTGCTCCTCGCCACGGCCCGCAACATCCCGCAGGCCAACGCCGCGCTGAAGAACGGCGAGTGGAAGCGCAGCAAGTACACGGGTGTCGAGCTGGCCGAGAAGACCCTCGGCGTCGTCGGCCTCGGCCGCATCGGCGCGCTCGTCGCGCAGCGCATGTCCGCCTTCGGCATGAAGGTCGTCGCCTACGACCCGTACGTGCAGCCCGCCCGGGCCGCGCAGATGGGCGTCAAGGTGCTCTCGCTGGACGAGCTGCTGGAGGTCTCCGACTTCATCACCGTCCACCTCCCCAAGACGCCCGAGACCCTCGGTCTGATCGGCGACGAGGCGCTGCGCAAGGTCAAGCCCAGCGTGCGCATCGTCAACGCCGCGCGCGGCGGGATCGTCGACGAGGAGGCGCTGTACTCGGCGCTGAAGGAGGGCCGGGTCGCCGGCGCCGGTCTCGACGTCTACGCGAAGGAGCCCTGCACGGACTCCCCGCTGTTCGAGTTCGACCAGGTCGTCGCCACCCCGCACCTCGGTGCCTCCACGGACGAGGCGCAGGAGAAGGCCGGTATCGCCGTCGCCCGCTCGGTGCGTCTCGCCCTCGCCGGTGAGCTGGTGCCGGACGCGGTGAACGTGCAGGGCGGTGTCATCGCCGAGGACGTCAAGCCGGGCCTGCCGCTCGCCGAGCGCCTGGGCCGGATCTTCACGGCGCTCGCCGGTGAGGTCGCGGTCCGCCTGGACGTCGAGGTGTACGGCGAGATCACCCAGCACGACGTGAAGGTGCTGGAGCTGTCCGCCCTCAAGGGTGTCTTCGAGGACGTCGTCGACGAGACGGTGTCGTACGTGAACGCCCCGCTGTTCGCCCAGGAGCGCGGCGTCGAGGTGCGCCTGACGACCAGCTCCGAGGCGAGCGAGCACCGCAACGTGGTGACCGTGCGCGGCACCCTCGCCGACGGCGAGGAGGTGTCGGTCTCCGGCACGCTGGCCGGCCCCAAGCACCTCCAGAAGATCGTCGCCGTCGGGGACTACGACGTGGACCTCGCGCTCGCCGACCACATGGTGGTGCTGCGGTACGAGGACCGGCCGGGTGTCGTCGGCACGGTCGGCCGCATCCTCGGCGAGGCGGGCATCAACATCGCCGGCATGCAGGTGTCGCGTGCGGTCGCGGGCGGCGAGGCGCTGGCCGTGCTGACCGTCGACGACACGGTGACCGCCACGGTGCTGGCCGAGGTGGCGGCGGAGATCGGCGCCACGTCCGCCCGCTCGGTGAACCTGGCGTGACCTTCCCGGGGGCTCGGCCCCCGGGCACCCGTTCGCCGTGAACCCAAGCGCCGGAGGGGCTGACTCGATCAGCCCCTCCGGCGCTTCGGCGTACTGCGAGGGGCCGTCAGACGGCCGCCTTCTCCCGCTCGGGTGCCATGGGGTCCGCGACCTGGGCCCGGCGCAGTGCCGGGACCGCCGCTGCCGCCGCCCCGGCCAGCAGCACCGCCCCGGTGACCGCCGCCGCGTGCATGCCGCTGGTGAAGGCCTCGCGTGCCGCCGCCGCCAGGGCGTCTCCCGCGCGCCCCGGGAGCTGTTCGGCCACCGCCAGCGCGCCGCCCAGCGTTTCGCGGGCCGGACCGGGCGCGGAGTCCGGGATCCGGTGGCGGTAGACAGCCGTGCCGATCGAGCCGAGGAAGGCCATGCTCAGCGCGCCGCCGAACTCCGTGCCGGTCTCCAGCAGGGACGAGGCGGCGCCCGCCTTCTCCACCGGGGCGACGCTCATGGCCATGTCGACCACCAGGGACATGACGGCGACGATGCCGCAGGCCAGGACGGCGCACGCGGCCAGCAGCAGCCAGAGGGACCGGGTGCCGGTCAGGGCCAGCAGCACGTAGCCGCACGCGGTGACCGCGAAGCCGCCGCCGACGACGTACGCGCGGGGCACGCCCCGCTGCACGAGCCGGGCGCTGACCGGGGCCGCGAGTCCGATGGGCACCGACGGCAGCAGGCTCCACAGCGCCGCCTCGAGAGGGCTCTTGTCCAGGACCGACTGGATGTACTGGGTGGTGAAGAAGGCCGAGCCCATCATGCCGAAGGCCGCCCCGAGATTGAGGGCCAGCGCCGGGCTGAAGCCGCGGCGCCGGAACAGCTCCGGTGAGATCAGCGGGGACGCCGTCGTGCGCTGGCGGTGGACGAACAGCGCGGCGAAGAGCAGGCCCGCCGACACCGACATCGCGTACCGGACGTGCCAGCCCTCCGACGCGAGTTCCTTGAGGCCGTAGATCACCGGGAGCACCGCGGCCATCGACAGGGGGACGCTCAGCCAGTCGAAGCGGCCGGGGCGCGGGTTCCTGGACTCCGGGAGCAGCAGGGGGCCCAGGATCAGCAGCATCACCATCGCGGGCAGGTTGACCAGGAAGACCGAGCCCCACCAGAAGTGCTCGACGAGGACGCCGCTCATCACGGAGCCGAGTGCGATACCGGCCGTCATCACGCCCGACCACAGGCCGATCGCCTTCGCGCGCTGCCCCGGATCGGTGAACATCGTGCGGACCAGCGCCATCGTCGAGGGCATCAGCGTCGCGCCGCCGATGCCGAGCAGCGCCCGGGCCGCGATCAGGGTCTCCGCGCTGTTCGCGTAGGCCGCCACCAGGGAGGCCGTGCCGAAGGCGGCGGCGCCGACCAGCAGGAGCCGGCGGCGGCCGATGCGGTCGCCCAGCGCGCCCATCGTGATGAGCAGGCCGGCCAGCACGAAGCCGTAGATGTCGAAGATCCACAGCTGCTGGGTGGCGCTCGGTTCCAGGTCGGCGCTGATCGCGGGGATCGCGAAGTAGAGGACGGACACGTCCATCGATACCAGCAGCAGCGGCAGCATCAGCACGCCGAGAGCCGTCCATTCGCGGCGGCCGGCGAGGGCGGGAGGGTGCGGTTTCGTCGTCATGGGCAGGACTGTACGAGCGTATTAAACGCGTGTCTAGTACGTCTGTATAAGACGCACGTATGGATGCTGGAGTAGAGTGAGGCGGCATGGGACACCGTGAGGATCTGCTGGAGGGCGCCAAGCGTTGCCTGCTGGCGAAGGGCTTCCTGCGCACGACCGCGCGCGACATCGTCAGGGAGTCGGGGACGAACCTGGCGTCGATCGGCTACCACTACGGCTCGAAGGACGCGCTGCTCGCGCAGGCGTACATCGAGATGGTGGAGGGGATGTCCGAGGCCTTCGAGGGCGGCGGCGAGCTGCGCGGGCAGCCGGGCTCGCTGGAGCGGTTCGCCGAGGTGTGGGCGAACATCATCGGCACCATGCGCGAGCCCGGGTCGCTGTGGCGGCTCAGCATGGAGATCGTGGCCATGGGCGACCAGCTGCCGGAGGTGCGGGAGCACCTGGCGCGGGCCCAGCGGGAGGGAGCGCGGGGCATCGTCACGCTCTTCCACGGCGGGCGCGAGGAGGACGTCCCCGAGGAGCGGGTGGACACCCTCGGCTACTTCTACCTGACCCTGATGATGGGCCTCATGGCGCAGTGGACCTTCGACCCGAAGACCGCTCCCGAGGCCGATCAGCTGGCGGCGGGGCTCCGCCGGGTGATCGAGGGCGTCAAGGAGCGCTGAGGCGCCCCTCCCGCATCTCGATCACCCGGTCCGCGACGTGCCGGACGACCGCCCGGTCGTGGCAGATGAACAGGTAGCCGAGGCCCAGGTCGTCCTGGAGGTCGGCGAGCAGGTTCAGCACGCCCGCGCGCACCGACGGGTCGAGGGACGACACCGGCTCGTCCAGGACCAGCAGGCGCGGGTCGGAGGCCAGGGCGCGGGCGATGCCGGCGCGCTGGCACTGGCCGCCGGACAGCTCGTGCGGCCGCCGGTCGCCGTAGACGGGGTCGAGGCCGACGCGGTCGAGGAGTGCGGCGACGCGGGCCGGGCCCTTCTCCGGGTCCCAGCGGCCCTGGACCTTCAGGGGCTCGGCGATCGCGTCCCGGATGCGGTGGCGCGGGCTGAGCGAGCCGTACGGGTCCTGGAAGACGGGCTGCATACGGGGCCGCAGCGGACGCAGCTCGGGTTCCGTCAGCGTCGTCAACTCCCGCCCTTCGAAACGGACTTCGCCGCTGTCCGGGCGGCGCAGCTGGAGCACCGCGAGGGCCGTGGTGGACTTGCCGCAGCCGGACGGGCCGTTCAGCGCGAGGGTCTCGCCGGCGGCCAGGGAGAAGGAGACGCCGTCCACGGCGGTGACCCGGCCGTAGCGGACGACCAGGTCGCGGACGTCGAGCAGGGGATCACTCATGCGGGCTGCCGCTCCTCGAGGAACAACTCGGTCGCCGGATGGGGAAGTTCCTCCCAGCGGTGGCAGGCGACCAGACGGCCGGCGGCCGGCCGGGGCTCGGGTTCCGCCGTGTGGCAGGCCTCGGCCGCGAGCGGGCAGCGCGGGGCGAAGGCGCAGCCCGGCGGGAGCGCGCCCGGGGCGGGCGGGGTGCCGCGCAGGGCGGGCAGCCGGCGGCCCTCGGGCGCGTGCTGCGGGAGGGAGGCCAGCAGGCCGGCGGTGTAGGGGGCGCGGGGGCGGGCCAGCACCTCGTCCGCCGGGCCGAGTTCGGTGAGGCGGCCCGCGTACATGACCAGCACACGGTCCGCGTGGCCCTGGACGACGTCCATGTCGTGCGTGACCAGGACGAGCGCGGCGCCGACCGCCGCGCGCTGCTCGGCGAGCAGCCGCAGCACCTGCTCGCGGTACTCCTCGTCGAGCGCGGTGGTGGGCTCGTCGGCGACCACGATCTCCGGTTCGTTGATCGTCGCCATGGCGATCACCGCGCGCTGCCGCATGCCGCCGGAGTACTCGTGCGGGTAGGCGCGGGCCCGGCGTGCCGCGTCCGGGATGCCGACCCTGTCCAGGGCCGCGACCGCCCGGGCCCGGGCCTCCTTGCGGGACATCCCGGCCACCGACCGGACGGCGGCGGCGAGTTGGTCGCCCACCGGGTGCACGGGGGACAGGGCGGACAGGGCGTCCTGCGGGACCAGTGAGATGCGCCGGCCGCGGTGGGCCGAGAGGTCCGGGCTGACCGTGCCGCTCAGGGTCGCGCCGCGCGGCAGCATGCCGAGGAGCGCGCGGGCCGTGAGGGACTTGCCCGCTCCCGACTCGCCGACGATCGCCAGCACTTCGCGCGGGCGGACGTCGAAGGACAGGCCGCGCACGGCCTCCACGCCGTCGAAGGCGATACGGAGATCGCTGACGGAGAGCAGTGCCTCAGGTTCCAACGGGGGCCTCCTTCCTGGCGGGGGCCGGGGGTGAGGCCGCAGCCGGGCCCGGGGTGGCCCGCCGCGGTCCGCGGCCCTGCGTGAGCGCCGCGCCCGACACGGCGAGACCGGCCAGCAGGGCCAGCGCGACCGCCGGGGCGAGGGCCGCCCACGGGGCGCGTTCCACATACGCCCGGGACTCCTCCAGCAGCAGTCCCCACTCGGGGGCGGGCGGCTGGGCGCCCAGGCCGAGGAAGCCCAGCGAGGCCAGGGCCAGGGCGATGCCCGGCAGGCGCAGCAGGGCGTGGCGCGCGACCGGGCCGGCCACGGACGGCAGGACGTGCCGGGTGAGGATCCAGAACGGGCTCGCGCCGATGGCGCGCTGGGCGGTGAGGAACGCCGACGCCCGCACCTCCTGCACCAGCGCCGCCGCGTGCGCGGACAGGGCGGGCCAGGAGATCAGCGCGACCGCGAGGGCCGCTCCGCCGGTGCCGGGCCCGACGGCCGCCGCGACCAGGATCCCGACGATCACCGGGGGCAGCGCGTTGGCGATGTCCGCCGCGCCCGCCGCGATCCCCGGCAGGAAGCCCAGCAGCAGCGCGATCAGCAGGCCCAGCAGGCCGACGGCCGTCGCCGTGCCGACCGTCGAGGCGGCGCCGTGGCCGAGCCGGGCCAGCACGTCACGGCCGAGTCCGTCGGTGCCCAGCGGGTGCGCCCAGGAGGGCGGGGCGAGCCGGACGGTGGTGTCCACGGTGTAGGGGTCGCGCAGCAGCCCCCAGCCGATGGTGATCAGCAGGACGGCGGCGAGCGCCACCGGTACCGCCGGATGCGCGCGGACCGGACGGGCCGGCGGCAGCGTCAGACCGGCGTCCCGCAGCGCGGGCCCGAGCAGCCGGCGCCGTACGCCCGCCGCGAGCGCGCCCGCGACCAGGCCGAGCAGCAGCAGCGCGAGCACCGCGCCCTGGAGCAGCGGCAGGTCCTGCGACCTGGCCGCGCCGAGGGCCGTACGACCGATGCCCGGCACCGCGAACACCGTCTCCACGGCCACCGCCCCGCCGGTCAGGCCGACGGCGACCATCCCGAACTGCGGGACCAGCGGCGGCAGGACGCGCCGCAGCGCCGCCCCCGCGATCCGCGCCCGGCTCACTCCGGCGCCCCGCCACAGCTCCACCCACCGCTCCTCGAGCACGGCGGGCAGCGCGTCCGCGACCAGCCGCCCGAGCAGCCCGCCCGCGGGGACGCCTAGGGCGAGCGCGGGCAGCACCAGGTACTCGGCGCTCTGCCAGCCGGACGTCGGCAGCCAGCCGAGCCAGACCCCGAACACCAGCAGGGCGACGGTGGCCAGCAGGAACTCGGGCACGGCGGCCAGCATGGCGGCGAACGCCCCGGCCGAGCCGCGCCCGCGCACCAGCACCGGCGCGACCAGCGCGGCGGCCAGCAGCACCGCCAGGGCGAGCGCCGCGCCCATCAGCCCCAGGGACACCTGGAGCCCGGCGAGCACGGACGGCAGGACCTCATGGCCCGACACCCAGGAGGTGCCGAAGTCGCCGCGCAGCAGGCCGGCGGCCCACCGGCCCAGCAGGGTCAGCGGACCGGCGTCCAGCCCGAGGTCCGCGCGGATCGCCGACAGCGCCTCCTCGGTCGCCTCCTGCTCGGCCGACCGGGCGCGCAGTACGGTCAGCGCCGGGTCGCGGTGGGAGAGCCAGGGCAGGAGCCCGACGACGGCCAGGACGGTGACGAGTCCGACGCCCCGGGTCAGCCCGGCCGCCCCGTTCGCCGCGAACCTCACTTGACGTAGGTGTCGGCGGTGACGAGCTCCCGCTCGCGCGGGTCGTGCGCGGCGCCCACGACCCCCTTCGCGTCGCCCTGGATCACACGCTCGTGGAGCATGGGGACGGCCGCGTCCTGGGCGAGCACGGCGGCCTCCGCCGCGACGATCGCCTTGCGGCGGGCGTCCCCGACCGGCGTGTCGGCGGCCTTCCGCAGGGCCTTGTCGACCTCAGGGTCCGCGAAGTCCGAGAGGTTGAAGGTGCCGTCGGACGCGAAGTCGCTGTACAGGTACGCGGCCGGGTCGCCGGAGTCGAGGACGGTGGCGCGGGAGAGGACGAACGCGTCGAAGCGGCCCGCGAGCGCGTCGGACTCGATGTTCGCGTACTCGCGCACGTCCAGCTTCACCTCGAAACCGGCCTTCTGGAGCTGCTGTTGCAGCGCGGCGGCCACCTCGGGCATCTCCGAGCGGTCGGTGTACGTGCCGAGCGTGATGGTCCGGCCGTTCGGCTTGCCGGCCTCGGCGTGCTTCACCGGGGTGCGCAGGTCGGCCGCCCAGGGGAGCGCGGGTCCGAGCAGGCCCTCGGCGACGTCGGCGCGGCCCTCGTAGACGCCCTCCACGATGGCCTTGGCGTCGACGGCCTCGCGGGCCGCCGCCCGCACCGCGGGGTCCTTGAAGGCGCCCTTCCCGGTGTTGAGGTAGAGGGTGTTGGTGCGCGGCATCGGCACCTCGGTGATGAGGTCCTGGTCGAGGACGGCGGCCTGGGAGACCGGGATCGCCTCGACGATGTCGGCCTCGCCGCTGCGCAGCGCCGCCGCGCGGGCGGTGCCGTCGGGCACGTACTTCACGTCGATGCCGGGGGCCTTGGCCTTCTCGCCCCAGTAGCCGTCGTAGCGGCCGAGGGTGGCGGAGGAGGTGCCGTTCACCTTCGTCAGCTCGAACGGGCCGGTGCCGGCGCCGACCGGGTCGACCGTCTTCCCCCGGTACGCCCGGGCCGCCAGGATCGACAGCTGCGGGGAGCTCAGGCGCTGCGGGACCAGGGGGTCCTCGCTGGCGGTGGTGACGGTGACCCGGTCGCCGTCGGCCTTCGCGGTGAGGTCCACGCCGTCGAGGATGCGGGGCTTGGGGGAGGCGGTGGCGGCCTTGGTGAGGGAGGTGACCACGGTCTCGGCGGTGAGCTTCGTGCCGTCGTGGAAGGTGACGCCGTCGCGCAGGGTGAAGGTCCAGGTCTTCCCGGACTGCTTCCAGTCGGTGGCGAGCGCGGGCTGTGCCTCGCCCTCGGCGTCCAGCCTGACCA
This genomic stretch from Streptomyces sp. Go-475 harbors:
- the serA gene encoding phosphoglycerate dehydrogenase, which gives rise to MSSKPVVLIAEELSPATVDALGPDFEIRHCNGADRAELLPAIADVDAILIRSATKVDAEAIAAAKKLKVVARAGVGLDNVDVSAATKAGVMVVNAPTSNIVTAAELACGLLLATARNIPQANAALKNGEWKRSKYTGVELAEKTLGVVGLGRIGALVAQRMSAFGMKVVAYDPYVQPARAAQMGVKVLSLDELLEVSDFITVHLPKTPETLGLIGDEALRKVKPSVRIVNAARGGIVDEEALYSALKEGRVAGAGLDVYAKEPCTDSPLFEFDQVVATPHLGASTDEAQEKAGIAVARSVRLALAGELVPDAVNVQGGVIAEDVKPGLPLAERLGRIFTALAGEVAVRLDVEVYGEITQHDVKVLELSALKGVFEDVVDETVSYVNAPLFAQERGVEVRLTTSSEASEHRNVVTVRGTLADGEEVSVSGTLAGPKHLQKIVAVGDYDVDLALADHMVVLRYEDRPGVVGTVGRILGEAGINIAGMQVSRAVAGGEALAVLTVDDTVTATVLAEVAAEIGATSARSVNLA
- a CDS encoding MFS transporter; the protein is MTTKPHPPALAGRREWTALGVLMLPLLLVSMDVSVLYFAIPAISADLEPSATQQLWIFDIYGFVLAGLLITMGALGDRIGRRRLLLVGAAAFGTASLVAAYANSAETLIAARALLGIGGATLMPSTMALVRTMFTDPGQRAKAIGLWSGVMTAGIALGSVMSGVLVEHFWWGSVFLVNLPAMVMLLILGPLLLPESRNPRPGRFDWLSVPLSMAAVLPVIYGLKELASEGWHVRYAMSVSAGLLFAALFVHRQRTTASPLISPELFRRRGFSPALALNLGAAFGMMGSAFFTTQYIQSVLDKSPLEAALWSLLPSVPIGLAAPVSARLVQRGVPRAYVVGGGFAVTACGYVLLALTGTRSLWLLLAACAVLACGIVAVMSLVVDMAMSVAPVEKAGAASSLLETGTEFGGALSMAFLGSIGTAVYRHRIPDSAPGPARETLGGALAVAEQLPGRAGDALAAAAREAFTSGMHAAAVTGAVLLAGAAAAAVPALRRAQVADPMAPEREKAAV
- a CDS encoding TetR/AcrR family transcriptional regulator, producing MGHREDLLEGAKRCLLAKGFLRTTARDIVRESGTNLASIGYHYGSKDALLAQAYIEMVEGMSEAFEGGGELRGQPGSLERFAEVWANIIGTMREPGSLWRLSMEIVAMGDQLPEVREHLARAQREGARGIVTLFHGGREEDVPEERVDTLGYFYLTLMMGLMAQWTFDPKTAPEADQLAAGLRRVIEGVKER
- a CDS encoding dipeptide/oligopeptide/nickel ABC transporter ATP-binding protein; the encoded protein is MSDPLLDVRDLVVRYGRVTAVDGVSFSLAAGETLALNGPSGCGKSTTALAVLQLRRPDSGEVRFEGRELTTLTEPELRPLRPRMQPVFQDPYGSLSPRHRIRDAIAEPLKVQGRWDPEKGPARVAALLDRVGLDPVYGDRRPHELSGGQCQRAGIARALASDPRLLVLDEPVSSLDPSVRAGVLNLLADLQDDLGLGYLFICHDRAVVRHVADRVIEMREGRLSAP
- a CDS encoding ABC transporter ATP-binding protein — translated: MEPEALLSVSDLRIAFDGVEAVRGLSFDVRPREVLAIVGESGAGKSLTARALLGMLPRGATLSGTVSPDLSAHRGRRISLVPQDALSALSPVHPVGDQLAAAVRSVAGMSRKEARARAVAALDRVGIPDAARRARAYPHEYSGGMRQRAVIAMATINEPEIVVADEPTTALDEEYREQVLRLLAEQRAAVGAALVLVTHDMDVVQGHADRVLVMYAGRLTELGPADEVLARPRAPYTAGLLASLPQHAPEGRRLPALRGTPPAPGALPPGCAFAPRCPLAAEACHTAEPEPRPAAGRLVACHRWEELPHPATELFLEERQPA
- a CDS encoding ABC transporter permease subunit; this translates as MRFAANGAAGLTRGVGLVTVLAVVGLLPWLSHRDPALTVLRARSAEQEATEEALSAIRADLGLDAGPLTLLGRWAAGLLRGDFGTSWVSGHEVLPSVLAGLQVSLGLMGAALALAVLLAAALVAPVLVRGRGSAGAFAAMLAAVPEFLLATVALLVFGVWLGWLPTSGWQSAEYLVLPALALGVPAGGLLGRLVADALPAVLEERWVELWRGAGVSRARIAGAALRRVLPPLVPQFGMVAVGLTGGAVAVETVFAVPGIGRTALGAARSQDLPLLQGAVLALLLLGLVAGALAAGVRRRLLGPALRDAGLTLPPARPVRAHPAVPVALAAVLLITIGWGLLRDPYTVDTTVRLAPPSWAHPLGTDGLGRDVLARLGHGAASTVGTATAVGLLGLLIALLLGFLPGIAAGAADIANALPPVIVGILVAAAVGPGTGGAALAVALISWPALSAHAAALVQEVRASAFLTAQRAIGASPFWILTRHVLPSVAGPVARHALLRLPGIALALASLGFLGLGAQPPAPEWGLLLEESRAYVERAPWAALAPAVALALLAGLAVSGAALTQGRGPRRATPGPAAASPPAPARKEAPVGT
- a CDS encoding ABC transporter substrate-binding protein, with the translated sequence MRVPVRLVPLTAVAAASALLTGCFSGAEQATDDSGSGGKRIRVAMLQPPRSGLSPLSDDAFKLSRWSTAETLVRLDAEGEAQPALATDWKQSGKTWTFTLRDGVTFHDGTKLTAETVVTSLTKAATASPKPRILDGVDLTAKADGDRVTVTTASEDPLVPQRLSSPQLSILAARAYRGKTVDPVGAGTGPFELTKVNGTSSATLGRYDGYWGEKAKAPGIDVKYVPDGTARAAALRSGEADIVEAIPVSQAAVLDQDLITEVPMPRTNTLYLNTGKGAFKDPAVRAAAREAVDAKAIVEGVYEGRADVAEGLLGPALPWAADLRTPVKHAEAGKPNGRTITLGTYTDRSEMPEVAAALQQQLQKAGFEVKLDVREYANIESDALAGRFDAFVLSRATVLDSGDPAAYLYSDFASDGTFNLSDFADPEVDKALRKAADTPVGDARRKAIVAAEAAVLAQDAAVPMLHERVIQGDAKGVVGAAHDPRERELVTADTYVK